A window of Glycine soja cultivar W05 chromosome 2, ASM419377v2, whole genome shotgun sequence genomic DNA:
TGGATGAGATGGTTGAATTAAAGAGAGTTCCATCCTCCTTCTTCAGCAACACCCTCACGCGCCCTCTCTGCATGAAATCACGAGGGTACGCCTTGTCTATCTGTAAAGTTATCCATCAATAATCAAATTTCGCAgtagaaatgaaaacaaaaccaaaattaacacAACATCAACAAAGAAACCAACCTCAATTGCAAAAGGAAGCTTCAGATAGCTGCAGCAATCACCGATTTCAGCGCAAGTAGGGTTTTCGCAGGCTTTGGCGAGGCCAATGCGTCTTCCTTCGGCCATCGTTTTTTTGGAGTTTATGTAAACAGGATACATCACAATCCATTTCTTTATGTTGGACAATTCGGCACCGTCCATGTTCCCTCACTCACGCGCTGCAAATTGAGGACGAAGCGCAAAAATCCCGAACTGAATCTTCAGTTCTACGATGGCACACACCGAAACGGAAAGAaggaggaatgaagaagaagacggTCTTCGATACTGGTCGGCCCAGTCAACCCACCCATGCTCCATCTAGAGCACGGCCCAAAATAAACGAATAATAAAATCTAGATCCACTATTGCTATTTGCATACCCCACAATACTAATACACCCTCCTTTTCATAAACACTAAATGTCACTTTCGgcatcttatattttaaaagcttcattttaattttaattctttgtgtttatgaaactttaattttgatacattatggtttaaaatttttattttagtcttttatgtttttaaaagtttcatttggatcttttgttttgttttttgttaagAGCATTAGTGTTTCATCaatgtttcaaatttttaaatataaactattttagccatcactattttaaattaattaactctTAAAATTACACTTGAAGTAACTTGATAAAAGTTTTGTCACATTCACATCCTTGTTATATTTCAAGCCAAAGAATAGATGCAGTGATGTAATGTCTTAGTTGCATTTATATGAATGTGAACAATTTATTTAACAGAAGAATTCGTAGGAGTGTTTGCAGTGCAGTGTTAACCTTAAATTAGTCcgaaccaaacaaaaaaaattaagtctagtataatttgatttagtttaaattatttataaaattcaacaaTAAAACACTAATTACAACAATAATTTCTAGGGATGTTcacaatttgatttgatttaattttggcATGTCAAACCACAAATCAAATTGtgtggtttgaaaaaaaatcaaaccattAACCATCAGTTTTTCTacgatttttagttttttttaggcTTTTTGATTTTAGGCTCGATTTAGTTCAATTCTAAACACCTTTCAATTTCTATTATATGCAAAATTCTCTTAGATTAATGTAAGTCACACACTGCTAGCAAAAGTAGCCTTTGACCCTATGAATTGGAAAATATACATGGTCTCTGacccaacattaaaaaaaaaaaaaaactgttatattttgcattttaatattttggggtgaaaaacttcattttaacaattaaaagaTGATGAAAGCTAAATCCAAACAAGTAGAACAAGCGACCCAAGTCgcacataaattaatatatgaattaaacataattaatctTACTAATTGTTATGGTTATACAACTAAGAATACAGAGAAATATGACTTCCAAACACTACAATTTGAATGTAAAGGTTCGtacaacatttttctttttcttacagTGTTTTTTAAGGGAATTTTCATCAACAGTGCCAAGAGCAGATAATTTGATGCCATAGGAAGCCAGACGATTAATATCCCTTGGAATTGGAGACTGCCAAAGACCGTCCCACCAAGCAGAAGGGAGAACTGGTGTGAAGGCACATTGATTGCCCTGGTTGCGACAACTCAATGGACCAGCATATCTGTTCCACACATGGCCCCAACCACCCTGATTCTTTAGGCCATCAATCAACAAATTACTCTGGAAACTGCTAAGGAATGTAAACCTTGAACTAGACTTGTCCCCTGAAGAGTAAAAATATTTCATGTTTCAGGTAAATTTGTGCTACCATGATTGGATGAATGTTgccaaaattgaattttgaaggaaactattttgcaaaattgatttaaagTAATGTGATTTATgtctatgtaaaaaaaaaaatattatttatgtttggatattttcattcaaaaagTTACTTAATAGCAAAcctcaatataaatttttaattcaatgaaAAACCTATTTAAAGTTGAATCAATTCTGTATTCATAATCAATTCAtcaacatgaaaacaaacatgTAAACATGTATCTAGGCCTGATATTTCAACCTGATCTAGGAAAATTCAACGTAAAACCAAACAAGATCACTTAGTGTGTGTTGAATAAGCAttgacaaaattgattttgaaatgaaattaattttacaaaattgattttgaattgatgtgacattttttattctaaaagcaGTTAATAACAAATCTCACCATGATTTTTTTGTATTCAACGCAAAAgctatttaaagttatttaaacTTGGAATCAATTTTGGACCCCTGGAATCAATTCCTTGACATGTAACTAAATATGTGAATATTTACCTCAAATCACGTTAACTTACAAACGTGATCTTAGAAAATCCAACATGCACTTACAAGAATAAGTAGAGTGAATAACAGAAATACCCAGATTGTATGCTGCAGCCAGTGCAGCGATTAATTGAGCATATGTAGTCCCGACACGGTGGTGAGCTCCAGAAATGGCGGCATATTTTGCACGAGAAGCAAGAAAAAAATCGACGAAAGCAACCCATCTAGGCGCCGTACCCCAATCCCTCCTTCTAGAATCTGTAATGCGCAAACCTTTAAACATACTTCCTCTGAATTTGTcataatcaaaatgaagaaccTGGGAGCAAGAAGATATGAAAAAGAATCAAAGACCCACAAATTTTATAGCATATATAGGTTAGTTGCATCATGCATCATTGCTTGGACCGTAAATTGAAAAACAGATTGGATAATGAAGCAATGAAGCATTTAATACAGAAGATTGCCAATATTGAGAATAGCATTTGCCAGTTCTTGATATCAGGTAATAATTTCATTGttaactaataatatttttttggtattaaGTATTAAAACTGATATATGTTTTCATCTACACATGtataaatttgcatgcagttTAGCAATCAAGAGCTGAATGATTTACCTCTGCAAATTTACTTATGTTAGACATATACATTATACTTTTAACAACAACAGGTGTATCTGACACCACAACCACCTTTGGTCTTGATGACATTAGATGTTGACTTCGTATGACTTTTTTCAGGCAACGCAACATTGCCTGCACAGCTCTTCCAGACCTGAAAAAGGGGATGCCGAAAACAGAATTAGTCATTTAAACCCATATCTTATACGAAGGTTGACCATTGCTaccccaaaaaaaaagttttgatgctacatgcattttttttttgcctacAAACTACATGGATATTTTGCATCAACAATGCTCATAAGAGAAAAGGCATAAAAACACTCTTTGGCTCCTCAAAGAGTTCTGTCtaagatatattaaattaacttttcaaAAGTAGTAAAAGTAAAACCATTTTATCAGAAATCTCTTCAGTTAATTCATCAATCAAGCATGATGATTTCCACTCAAAGAAATTAACGCATACTTCCATAGTTCCATTACCTATTCATAAGCATCCGCATATGCAATGAGATGTCAGGATTCTCCCCACCACCAATAACCCAATTGACAGCTGCCTCAACATCTTCTGAAGGAAATATGAGAACCCTCATGAGCTCCCCAAAAACATTAGGCCGTATACCTAGAACTTGCGGGTCACTAAACAAATTGAGAGCAGCAGTTCTCATCTGAGAGTGTATATTCTTTAAGAAAAACTGTGCCGCCACAGAATCTACTGTTCCATGAAACCTAAAACATAAAGTTTATGCTCATTTATGTTGCTTGTGAGACTAATAATTAACAAGACTATTCTCACCTTACCATATGATAGGTTGCTTCCATTTCTTCCAATTGCTACAGATAACATTTGTTTCTACTGGTTTCATAAAATCATCAATCCTTATAACCAGTTTCCTCCCATATTtgctttcacaacctttgtgtctCCACAAATGCTTGATTTCTTTAACCGTAAAAGTAAAGTTGGAATAAGAAATGTAGTCTCCAAAAGGATATTTTCCTCTGCAATTTAGCAACAAGGTATTAATAATGGAAGACAAGACCACACAACAGAAGAGCGCAAAAAAGATCTGGCACAAGTTATGCTTTAAAGCTACCAAAGACATTCATATAAGGACCAATAAACATCGATATACACTCTAAATTTCAGTTGAGAGAGAATGTAGAAGCTCttaaaagtgaaaaacaaaCTAAGTCTGGCTTGAGAAAGAACCAATATGCCTGGTTTGACTGATGATCAAGGAGCGGTTTAGCATTATACTAAGTGCTGCAGCAGTTAAGACCTTGTACATTTCATTCCCAAAACCTGCCTCACTTGCCTTCCCCAGAACAAAGCCATGTCTACAGAACTGCTCCGGGGGCAAATCCCTGACTCTTGAAGCAcctgaaacaaaaaagaaaaaagtcatCTTCTAATCTATAACACTGTTCTCCACAGAAGCACGaggagtgtgtgtgtgtatatatatatatatatatatatcatagttTCGTATATCTAATTAAACTCAGAGGACACAACTACAACTTTAGATATTTATTACGTGTTTTCAGAAGATTAAAACTTGCAGATTTATTTTATTGGCAAATGTTAatcgttaatttttgttaacagGGATCAAATTTGCGACCTTTCCCTCCTTCCCTTCTTTGTTATCAACCCAACAAGCCTTATATCTCCTGGTTAAAACTTGCACTAAGAATAGAGAAATAGTTTTctcttgtattattttttcagTTTGTGTAAATTCTGTTGGttgtttctaaatttaaaaggtttcactttaattttagaCCTTTATCAACATCATGTTAGTATTCAGTGATATTATAATATTCattcaaactttttttaatcaagaaGTTTATAACAACTTACTTGTACACATTATTCAACCAACCGAGGAGTCTGACGCCCTTGATTATATTAATTCATTCAAACTTGATGACATTAGCAAAATTAACACCGTTTGTATGATAAATTGTtgggaaaaaaaactaatttggtCTGATAATATGTCAACCAGTATTTAGTAAGATTAATTTAGTCTAATATGTAAGGGACCcagataaaacaaataaaataatgagaGTACAACAATATATTTTAGCCTAATAATAATAGTATGAGAATCATTagagctattttttttatctcatcatttattttcttccaatttaattattaagattagctagaaaatcaaccaaaaaaaaaaaaaaacttgagttaTTCTTCCTCTCTTGTGCCAATATTAATATAGCATTTATCTAACATAGTAGAAAGTAGAAACCCAAGGTAGCAAGAAAGGCGAAAGTACCGTTGGCAAGAAAATGATTCTGAATAATCCTTCTCACTCTGAGGGACTCCTTGCCCACACCACCTCCGAAATCCTCCCCCATTTCTTCCACCGTCTTGCATGGCCTCTCTCCCACGTGCCGAACCGCCAAGATGCTTTCCACGCGCGAGCCATTGTTGGAAAAAGTGTTGAACTCCGAAGAAGAAGCTCTCGAGAGAGGCACGGTGCTACTAGCGGGAGCATCCAAGGGCCTCAGCGAAAGCACCAACAGTCCCAAACCAGTCACCACTACACACAAAACAAATAATGGTTTCAGTGACAAGCTCCTCCTCTTTCCTCCACCGTACCTCATTTTCCCCCGAAAAGGATGCGAACAAAGCAAAGCAAAAGCAACCTTTCATTTTGCCCATGAGTGATGATATAGCCATCCTTTTCGGGTTCGGGTCAGAACCCGAAGCTTTTTGTCGTTCCCATCGAAGACAACTGTCTAGACTCTAAGATCAATAAATTATGAAGTCCATAAAGAAAACCTGGCAGTGTTCATAAATAACACGTGTTTTCTATTGTGTTTGGATTCTTCCTATCACATTTCTGACCACTAAATCTCTCCCAAGTCAAAATCTCACTTGACAAGATTCATTCTCTTTCGTAACATTAAGCCTGGTGTGGTTGTCAAGAAAATATCGCTcagatttcttttaaaaatagtatGAATCTTGCATCTTTATCATATTactttaaattattctttttttcttctatccAACTAAAGTACCAAATTCACCCTAATGCAAgcaaagtaaatatatattttgttgataACTAATTTGTTGAAGAAACACATAAAGACTATTTAAACTCGGGGAAACATGATCCCCCAAGGCATCGGCCAATAACACTGTTCAAACTCTCCGGGGGCAATCACCCCATGTACTGTGTTTgcatagagaaaataaaaatatttgaattaaagtaaaatataagagATATAATTTTGTGAGACttcttttggaatttttttatctgtatacatatatatttttaagataattagtataaaattatataaaattaattttgtatattattattattataataatggtTAAAGTTTAATTGTGtaaaattagttgttttttttatgttattgtaatgattaaaatgctaactaatgtaaaattagttatgctttttgttattattatcatttaatataaaaattaatttcaatttcatgaGTAAAagtagtaatttttaaaaattattatttatcacaagttaaacatttaaataattatataaaaaaaaaaccccttATCACCACTGTCACCACCCAAATAAATCCTTTAAAGTAAGTTTcacatgataaaaaattatatttaatattaagacTTGTTTTATTTCATATCTGGTAgtgaatcaattaatttaacattcAATATCATTGaccaaattatttaaatttaaaaaaattaattcacaaTAAGGGTTAAAATCTTGATACTAGAGTCACTCGTATGAAAATGCCACGAAACAATTGCACTATCTTCCAGCTCTAGATTaccaattattataaaaatagatacaaaatttacttttgatattggttaaaaaacaaaaaataaaaaaggtaaatggGACTCAACGGTCAACCGCACAAATTTGCCAcatttatgtgtaattttttgtCTCGGAGCTTTCTATCCAttcgttttcttctttctcACACGATCAGCCATGAGGGCATGACCACTTCAACTCTCAACCCCCGAaattttttagaaagaaaaaaaaaaaaaaagaagccaaAACAATAACAGGTCAATATCcatcaaaaccaaaaaagaagtaattaaggaaaataaaaattaaaaacagaaaaaagaaaaacacaaagtGGGTAATTCTCCAATGTTGTATTGGCATTTATCATTCTGAAACaccttattttgtttttctttcactGAGGGAATCCAAATCTTCATCGCATCAATCACAATACAATGGAGAAGAACCTTGCCGAGAATTCTGGCAAAGCCGAAGACATGAACACCGGCGACAACACTACCAATTCGCCGGCAGCGCCGGAGCCCGAAGATAATAAACTCGACGCCAAAACGGACGGCGAAGGAGAAAAAGCCGCGGATTCAGATCACGCCGAGGGAGACCAAGATCccaaagaggaagagaagaaggaagaagaagaagaagaaaccgCGGAGGCTCCACCGGATTCTCCCCCTCCAAACCTCGAGAAGGTTTCAGAAGACATTGACAAATTGCTCGCCACTCAGCAACACAATGCAGATGCTAACAAGAAAGAAGTCACCACATTCGATACGCCTAATTTCATCCCCATTTTCTTGCAACTAGtggaagagaaaatgaagaggTACGAAACAAATGAGGCAAAATTGGGTGAGAATGCGGAAGAGAAATCGTCGTTTCTGGAATGCGTGAATCGCATCTCAAAGCTGATGAAACATTTCTCGGAGTACGCTCAATCTCATCAAGAGGAAGAtcaagaagaaaacaaggaCAAGGTCAAGGGAAAAACAGACTTGATAATCAACGGCCTCGGCGCGCTTCAGCAGCGTGCGATGTCGTTTTTGGAGGACGAGTTTCGGTCTCTAATGGAAGAATCTAGAAACCAAGCCAAACCCGCAGAGCAAAACCAGAACCAGAAGGGGAAACAACAACAAGTGGCGGAATCTTCTGAGCCCGAGTCACCTGCAGAAATGGTTACGGATTTCCCGGGTTTACCGGAGGAAACGGTTACGAAACTGAGCAAAATAGCTAAAGAAATGATCACAGGCGGTTACGGAAAAGAGTGCTGCCATGTCTACGCGCTTTCGCGAAGGCACGCGTTCGAAGACGGAATGCACAAGCTACTAGGTTACGAGAAGCTCAGCATCGATGAAGTTCAGAAAATGCAGTGGGAGCCACTGGAGCGCGAGATCCCACTGTGGATCAACACGTGGAAGGAATGCACCTCCGTGTGGTTCCCTGGCGAGTGGAGGCTCGCGGAGTCAGTGTTCGGCGAAGAGAAGGAGCAAGATTCTTCCCTATCGACGAACAATATCGCGGCGAGCCTCTTTGCTAACCTCTCCCGCGGAATCATGATCCAGCTTCTCAATTTCGCGGAGAGTGTCGCCATGACGAAGCGCGCCAGCGAGAAGCTCTTCAAGTTCCTCGACATGTACGAGACCTTGAGGGACGTTATTCCCGACATGGAGAGCCTCTTCCCCGCCGACGACGGGGAGATCAAGGCCGAGACGACCTCGGCCAAGTGCCGCCTCGGCGAGGCGGCGGTGCTGATATTCTGTGACCTCGAGAACTCTATCAAATCGGAAACCGGAAAAACTCCGGTAGCCGGCGGCGCGGTGCATCCCCTCACGCGCTACATCATGAACTACTTAAGGCTAGCGTGTGAATACAAAGACACTTTAGAAGAAGTGTTCAAAGAACACTCCAAAATGGAGCGGGCAGATTCAACAAGCAGGCCACAATACGAAGATACCaaaccaaacaacaacaacaaacagaaagaaaacGTGTCACCTTTCGCGGCGCAGTTAATGAGGGTGATGGAGCTTCTGGACACAAATCTCGAAGGAAAAGCGAAGCTGTACAAAGAAGTACCACTGAGCTGCATATTCAtgatgaacaacggaaggtacATAGTTCAGAAGATAAAAGGCTCTACGGAGATCTACGAAGTGATGGGAGAAACGTGGTGTCGCAAGAGATCGACGGAGCTGAGAACTTACCACAAGAACTACCAGGTTGAAACGTGGAGCAAGATTCTGAGTTCTCTTAGCCCTAAAGGTTTGAACGAGAACGGGAAGGTGCACAAGCCGGTGCTGAAGGAGCGCTTCAAGAGCTTCAACGCGGCGTTTGAGGAGATTCACAAGACGCAGAGCGCGTGGGTGGTGTACGACGAACAGCTTCAGTCGGAGCTTAGGGTTTCTATTTCCGCGCTCGTGATTCCGGCGTACAGGTCCTTCTTGGGAAGGTTTTCGCAATACTTAGATCCCGGAAGGCAAActgtaaaatatattaagtatCAAGCTGAAGATGTTGAGACTTGCATTGATGAGTTGTTTGATGGGAACCCTCATGGGCGtcgctagaaaaaaaaaataaaaaatcaccaaTTACCTCCATGTCAAACACATGCACACACGTggatttgatgaagaaaataAGATGAACCAGAGGGAGTGAATTGAGAAAGATTGGCACGTGCGTGTTGAAGCTTCTTCCTTGATTTGATTGGTTTCCACACCACTGGGGCGAATTGGGTCGTTTTAATGTAATTGATGATTAACTTTCCCTCTTTGGATGTTTGGTCTTGCTTGTTAATTTGGCCCAGTTTAATTAACTGTTATGTGAATGTGATTAGAGTTTTGTCCGTCATAAACTATAATATTCTTGCACgaaattattatagaaaattaaaggtatatattgaaataataaaaaaaataacaaattagagTGCTATCAAAATTTGTTTGAATACTGtcttaaattctttttattagtttaatatTCTGTTGATACAAGACTTGTTCTTTCATAAGCATGAGAGGAGAATGGGCAACGGTTATCCCCCCCACGAAATGGAGTCGATGGATAAAGGAAAATTATAGGAAGGAAAGATTTCGAGAAAATGTTAACTAAAGAAAAGACAAATGCAGAAAAAATAAGTGGAAATAAGATGGAAAAGAAAGTAgatgaattattataattgtCTGAGGAGCATACAGGTAAATGTATGGGTGAAAATAGGTTAAGTGGTTCATAagaatttataactaattatatCAAATCTAGGTTAAGTTAgacttttttagaaaataatttatgttaaagCTTTTCTATATTAAagcttatttaattaaaaaaggataaattatTGATCATTCATGAAGCTTTTAAGTCTaatatattatgtatttaaataaacatataaatatttttttctttttgtttttgatgttgttattatctttttaaatgttACATGGAGTGTTTAACTTAGGCTTATAACtttatgaaaaagataaatttatgtGGTATATAGAAGTCTTATTACAAAATATGTTTAAGtgatataaacaaattaattagacTTAATtgctataaaatttaatgtaccTGTTTATATCTTTATCTTAGTAGTGATAAATTATTGTAAAGTAGGCTTTTAAATAAACTTTCGGGTGAAATCAAACTATTTATGCgggtcaaattaaatattttaaaaaaaatcttttatagaTAAACAAGTACTTAGTatgatatgttttttaaatcaatatcaAAATTATGCTTAGTAAAGTTAAGTATGACTTATCCTATTTCTACAAGGCATGATAACAAGGTAGTAGGGTCAATATGAGTATAACATTATTGGTCCCTATGCTCCCTAACACTAATCTCATCCCCATCTTTCATCCCTaacaaagttgattttttaCGTTGATCCTCGCTACCAATCAAGGTGGAGTATAACCATCCCTAAACAGGAAGGAGGATGGGCATTTAAAAGATTACatgttgtttttaaattataaatatatttgattagaaaaataatataaacttgaAAACTAATGcaaagtaaactggaatatatatatatatatatatatacaccctTCAAATATGTGTCTCGGACTCATGGAaagcaagggaaagggaagTTGGGAAAGTATAAATGAAATAAGTCGTTCGGACGCAATGATAGAAAAAGATATGTGTTCACAGGGTGTTTAATATCTTTTTACGAGTGAGTAGTGAAGTTGCTCCCTGAAATTGTCAttcattatcattttaatctttaaaattgacaagatttaaaaaaaaaatcctaaaattgtaatttcttcttcattttagtCCTTGCTAGTTTCAACGGTAGTAAgttatcaaattttgaaaatacagctagatttattttttgtcatgcaaatttatttatgattagtATCCATCTAGACACCTTTGTCATTCAAGaacacaaaagaatttttttatatatataatttattgagtCCAAATTATTGGAAATCCCATGATTTTAAATAAtccattaatatattta
This region includes:
- the LOC114382882 gene encoding signal recognition particle 19 kDa protein-like, translating into MDGAELSNIKKWIVMYPVYINSKKTMAEGRRIGLAKACENPTCAEIGDCCSYLKLPFAIEIDKAYPRDFMQRGRVRVLLKKEDGTLFNSTISSRKQLMVKVAEMVPRHHGRTKKQETSSTSTAGPSTKSGKGGKKRR
- the LOC114382898 gene encoding uncharacterized protein LOC114382898 isoform X1 yields the protein MRYGGGKRRSLSLKPLFVLCVVVTGLGLLVLSLRPLDAPASSTVPLSRASSSEFNTFSNNGSRVESILAVRHVGERPCKTVEEMGEDFGGGVGKESLRVRRIIQNHFLANGASRVRDLPPEQFCRHGFVLGKASEAGFGNEMYKVLTAAALSIMLNRSLIISQTRGKYPFGDYISYSNFTFTVKEIKHLWRHKGCESKYGRKLVIRIDDFMKPVETNVICSNWKKWKQPIIWFHGTVDSVAAQFFLKNIHSQMRTAALNLFSDPQVLGIRPNVFGELMRVLIFPSEDVEAAVNWVIGGGENPDISLHMRMLMNRSGRAVQAMLRCLKKVIRSQHLMSSRPKVVVVSDTPVVVKSIMYMSNISKFAEVLHFDYDKFRGSMFKGLRITDSRRRDWGTAPRWVAFVDFFLASRAKYAAISGAHHRVGTTYAQLIAALAAAYNLGDKSSSRFTFLSSFQSNLLIDGLKNQGGWGHVWNRYAGPLSCRNQGNQCAFTPVLPSAWWDGLWQSPIPRDINRLASYGIKLSALGTVDENSLKKHCKKKKNVVRTFTFKL
- the LOC114382898 gene encoding uncharacterized protein LOC114382898 isoform X2, which encodes MRYGGGKRRSLSLKPLFVLCVVVTGLGLLVLSLRPLDAPASSTVPLSRASSSEFNTFSNNGSRVESILAVRHVGERPCKTVEEMGEDFGGGVGKESLRVRRIIQNHFLANGASRVRDLPPEQFCRHGFVLGKASEAGFGNEMYKVLTAAALSIMLNRSLIISQTRGKYPFGDYISYSNFTFTVKEIKHLWRHKGCESKYGRKLVIRIDDFMKPVETNVICSNWKKWKQPIIWFHGTVDSVAAQFFLKNIHSQMRTAALNLFSDPQVLGIRPNVFGELMRVLIFPSEDVEAAVNWVIGGGENPDISLHMRMLMNRSGRAVQAMLRCLKKVIRSQHLMSSRPKVLHFDYDKFRGSMFKGLRITDSRRRDWGTAPRWVAFVDFFLASRAKYAAISGAHHRVGTTYAQLIAALAAAYNLGDKSSSRFTFLSSFQSNLLIDGLKNQGGWGHVWNRYAGPLSCRNQGNQCAFTPVLPSAWWDGLWQSPIPRDINRLASYGIKLSALGTVDENSLKKHCKKKKNVVRTFTFKL
- the LOC114382924 gene encoding exocyst complex component EXO70B1 codes for the protein MEKNLAENSGKAEDMNTGDNTTNSPAAPEPEDNKLDAKTDGEGEKAADSDHAEGDQDPKEEEKKEEEEEETAEAPPDSPPPNLEKVSEDIDKLLATQQHNADANKKEVTTFDTPNFIPIFLQLVEEKMKRYETNEAKLGENAEEKSSFLECVNRISKLMKHFSEYAQSHQEEDQEENKDKVKGKTDLIINGLGALQQRAMSFLEDEFRSLMEESRNQAKPAEQNQNQKGKQQQVAESSEPESPAEMVTDFPGLPEETVTKLSKIAKEMITGGYGKECCHVYALSRRHAFEDGMHKLLGYEKLSIDEVQKMQWEPLEREIPLWINTWKECTSVWFPGEWRLAESVFGEEKEQDSSLSTNNIAASLFANLSRGIMIQLLNFAESVAMTKRASEKLFKFLDMYETLRDVIPDMESLFPADDGEIKAETTSAKCRLGEAAVLIFCDLENSIKSETGKTPVAGGAVHPLTRYIMNYLRLACEYKDTLEEVFKEHSKMERADSTSRPQYEDTKPNNNNKQKENVSPFAAQLMRVMELLDTNLEGKAKLYKEVPLSCIFMMNNGRYIVQKIKGSTEIYEVMGETWCRKRSTELRTYHKNYQVETWSKILSSLSPKGLNENGKVHKPVLKERFKSFNAAFEEIHKTQSAWVVYDEQLQSELRVSISALVIPAYRSFLGRFSQYLDPGRQTVKYIKYQAEDVETCIDELFDGNPHGRR